One Neomonachus schauinslandi chromosome 9, ASM220157v2, whole genome shotgun sequence DNA segment encodes these proteins:
- the ZFP36L1 gene encoding mRNA decay activator protein ZFP36L1, whose translation MTTTLVSATIFDLSEVLCKGNKMLNYSTPSAGGCLLDRKAVGTPAGGGFPRRHSVTLPSSKFHQNQLLSSLKGEPAPALSSRDSRFRDRSFSEGGERLLPTQKQPGSGQVNSSRYKTELCRPFEENGACKYGDKCQFAHGIHELRSLTRHPKYKTELCRTFHTIGFCPYGPRCHFIHNAEERRALAGARDLSADRPRLQHSFSFAGFPSAAATAAATGLLDSPTSITPPPILSADDLLGSPTLPDGTNNPFAFSSQELASLFAPSMGLPGGGSPTTFLFRPMSESPHMFDSPPSPQDSLSDQEGYLSSSSSSHSGSDSPTLDNSRRLPIFSRLSISDD comes from the coding sequence ggtAACAAGATGCTCAACTACAGTACTCCCAGTGCAGGGGGCTGCCTGCTGGACAGGAAGGCGGTGGGCACCCCTGCCGGTGGGGGCTTCCCCCGGAGGCACTCGGTCACCCTGCCCAGCTCCAAGTTCCACCAGAACCAGCTCCTCAGCAGCCTCAAGGGCGAGCCGGCCCCAGCTCTGAGCTCTCGCGACAGCCGTTTCCGAGACCGCTCTTTCTCAGAAGGGGGCGAGCGGCTGCTGCCCACCCAGAAGCAGCCGGGGAGTGGCCAGGTCAACTCCAGCCGCTACAAGACGGAGCTCTGCCGGCCCTTCGAGGAGAACGGCGCCTGTAAGTACGGGGACAAGTGCCAGTTCGCGCATGGCATCCACGAGCTCCGAAGTCTGACCCGTCACCCCAAGTACAAGACGGAGCTGTGCCGCACCTTCCACACCATCGGCTTTTGCCCATATGGGCCCCGCTGCCACTTCATCCACAACGCCGAGGAGCGCCGCGCCCTGGCCGGGGCCCGGGACCTCTCCGCCGACCGTCCCCGCCTCCAGCATAGCTTTAGCTTTGCGGGGTTTCCCAgtgccgccgccaccgccgctgCCACGGGGCTGCTGGACAGCCCCACgtccatcaccccaccccccatcctgaGCGCCGATGACCTCCTGGGCTCACCCACCCTGCCAGATGGCACCAATAACCCCTTCGCCTTCTCCAGCCAGGAGCTGGCGAGCCTCTTTGCCCCTAGCATGGGGCTGCCTGGGGGTGGCTCCCCAACCACCTTCCTCTTCCGGCCCATGTCCGAGTCCCCTCACATGTTTGACTCTCCCCCCAGCCCTCAGGATTCGCTCTCGGACCAGGAGGGCTATCTGAGCAGCTCCAGCAGTAGCCACAGTGGCTCTGATTCCCCCACCTTGGACAACTCAAGACGCCTGCCCATTTTCAGCAGACTTTCCATCTCAGATGACTAA